In the Dehalococcoidales bacterium genome, one interval contains:
- a CDS encoding coproporphyrinogen III oxidase family protein: MEIKQDDRLVKMLADMVSFVTRREGKKFLKLSQEIDDSIIRGSGREGEEGTSLYIHIPFCRTLCPFCCFNRYLFKEDRARQYFRSLRKELDIYIQRGFKFSEFYFGGGTPTLLMDELAGFIDYLKDNFRVKQISLETTPRELTPETVSQLKTAGINRLSIGVQSFDDDLLKSMGRYVCHGEEIKERLLLAQGKFDTLNVDFVFNFPGQTLEQFEADVAAFKKLGIDQATFYPLMASPHKKDALERRFNHIDTSREKRFYDVILRELYNDGYEASTVWCFSKGQRIIDEYIIDSDDYIGIGSGSVSIFKGNFYVNSFSLEKYEELLAADRLPIVGWRALSGAEYRRYYLLTKLFGTAVNGGRFQQRFDSDINRKLSAELLFFRLFGLVRGKDSITVTPKGMYPVSVMMREFFASLNTLREHYIEKQV; the protein is encoded by the coding sequence TTGGAGATAAAGCAGGACGATAGACTGGTTAAGATGCTGGCGGACATGGTCAGTTTTGTCACCCGCCGCGAGGGCAAGAAGTTCCTCAAGCTCAGCCAGGAGATTGACGACTCCATAATCAGGGGGTCGGGAAGGGAAGGAGAAGAGGGCACCTCCCTCTACATCCATATACCCTTCTGCCGTACCCTCTGCCCTTTCTGCTGCTTTAACCGCTACCTGTTCAAGGAAGACCGCGCCCGGCAGTACTTCCGGAGCCTGAGAAAGGAGCTTGACATCTATATACAGCGCGGCTTTAAATTCTCCGAATTCTACTTCGGGGGTGGGACGCCCACCCTGCTCATGGACGAGCTAGCCGGCTTCATTGATTACCTCAAGGACAACTTTAGGGTAAAACAGATCTCCCTGGAGACCACACCCCGCGAGCTAACGCCGGAGACGGTAAGCCAGCTGAAGACAGCAGGCATCAACCGTCTGTCCATCGGGGTACAGAGCTTCGACGATGATTTATTAAAGTCTATGGGCAGGTATGTTTGCCACGGAGAAGAGATAAAAGAAAGGCTGCTGCTGGCGCAGGGTAAATTCGATACCCTTAACGTTGACTTTGTCTTTAACTTCCCCGGCCAGACCCTCGAGCAGTTTGAGGCGGACGTAGCGGCCTTCAAGAAGCTGGGGATAGACCAGGCCACCTTCTACCCGTTGATGGCTTCGCCCCACAAGAAGGATGCCCTGGAACGCAGGTTCAACCACATCGATACCTCCCGGGAAAAGAGGTTCTATGATGTCATCCTCAGGGAGCTTTATAACGACGGCTACGAGGCATCGACCGTATGGTGCTTTTCCAAAGGACAGAGGATAATTGATGAGTACATCATTGACTCTGATGATTACATCGGTATAGGCTCCGGCTCGGTAAGCATCTTCAAAGGAAACTTCTACGTGAACTCTTTTTCGCTGGAAAAATACGAGGAGCTTCTCGCTGCCGACAGGTTGCCCATCGTCGGCTGGAGGGCGCTCTCCGGGGCGGAATACCGCCGTTACTATCTGCTGACCAAGCTCTTCGGCACCGCAGTTAACGGGGGAAGGTTTCAGCAGCGGTTTGATTCTGATATCAACCGGAAACTGAGTGCCGAGCTCCTTTTTTTCCGGCTCTTCGGCCTGGTCCGGGGTAAAGACAGTATCACGGTAACCCCGAAAGGGATGTACCCGGTCAGCGTCATGATGAGGGAGTTCTTCGCTTCCCTGAACACTTTAAGGGAACACTACATCGAAAAACAGGTTTAA
- the ispF gene encoding 2-C-methyl-D-erythritol 2,4-cyclodiphosphate synthase — protein sequence MRVGIGYDVHPLVPGRRLVLGGVVIPFYLGLGGWSDADVLTHAIIDALLGAASLGDIGSHFPPGEPEYKDISSLVLLERTTVRLAENGWRVNNIDATVVAEEPKLRDFIEPIRRQLSQTLGITAGQVSVKASTSSRLGFVGQGEGIAVYAVATVVKDSKGKSS from the coding sequence ATGCGTGTTGGAATAGGTTACGATGTCCACCCTCTGGTTCCGGGACGCCGCCTGGTGCTGGGTGGGGTGGTAATACCTTTTTACCTGGGACTAGGTGGCTGGAGTGACGCTGACGTGCTGACCCACGCTATCATCGATGCTCTGCTCGGGGCTGCCAGTCTGGGGGATATCGGCAGTCACTTCCCCCCCGGTGAGCCGGAATACAAGGATATTTCCAGCCTGGTACTGCTGGAAAGGACCACCGTCAGGCTGGCGGAAAACGGCTGGCGGGTGAATAATATTGATGCCACCGTGGTCGCCGAGGAGCCTAAACTGAGGGATTTTATCGAGCCGATACGCCGGCAGCTCAGCCAGACACTGGGTATCACCGCCGGTCAGGTGAGCGTGAAAGCCAGCACCTCATCCCGACTCGGTTTCGTCGGGCAGGGAGAAGGTATTGCTGTTTATGCCGTGGCAACGGTAGTAAAGGATAGTAAAGGAAAATCGAGTTAG
- the cysS gene encoding cysteine--tRNA ligase: MKVFNTLSRQKEDFLPRDSNEVKMYVCGVTPYSESHIGHAMSYIIFDVIRRYLKFRGYRVRYVQNITDIDDKIIDRANHLGISTRELAEKYSQSYLEDMEALNIIPADVYPRATGEIAKIIEIVEGLIDKGYAYPAGGSVYFRVRNVHDYGKLSRRNFESMLAAENAVGGDEKESPMDFVLWKATKPGEPSWESPWGAGRPGWHIECSAMSLKYLGDTIDIHGGGRDLVFPHHENEIAQSESFTGRKPFVKYWLHNGLLQLGEEKMSKSLGNLVTIKEALTRYSADALRIFVLSSHYRRPLTYSEEALEAAEKGAERLRQVVSLPVEDREAEDGIDVQAYQDRFIKAMDDDFNTAQAVAILFDLARDINRAGEAGHGVALGQKRLLEMAGVLGLTLKPPEQPLMDTEPLRQVLAAINNQLREAGLSGMPEAGLPDDVDSLMEVAITTRNQLREAKKWQLADEVRNKLDGLGITLEDTPRGTVWKSKR, from the coding sequence ATGAAAGTATTCAATACCTTGTCCAGGCAGAAAGAAGATTTTTTGCCCCGTGATAGCAATGAAGTAAAGATGTATGTCTGCGGGGTTACCCCGTACAGTGAATCACATATCGGCCACGCCATGAGCTATATCATTTTTGATGTCATCCGCCGCTATCTGAAATTCCGCGGTTACCGGGTAAGGTATGTTCAGAACATCACCGATATTGACGACAAGATTATCGACCGCGCCAATCATCTCGGTATTTCCACCCGGGAACTGGCGGAGAAATACAGCCAGAGCTATCTGGAGGACATGGAAGCCCTCAACATCATCCCGGCGGATGTTTATCCCCGGGCTACCGGGGAAATCGCCAAAATCATTGAAATAGTGGAGGGGCTTATCGATAAAGGATATGCCTACCCGGCCGGGGGTAGCGTCTATTTCCGTGTCAGGAACGTCCACGACTACGGGAAACTTTCCCGTCGCAACTTTGAGTCGATGCTGGCGGCGGAAAATGCGGTGGGCGGCGATGAAAAAGAGAGCCCGATGGACTTTGTCCTCTGGAAAGCGACCAAGCCCGGTGAGCCGTCCTGGGAAAGCCCCTGGGGGGCGGGCAGGCCCGGCTGGCACATCGAGTGCAGCGCGATGTCACTGAAGTACCTGGGCGATACCATTGATATTCACGGTGGGGGGCGGGACCTGGTCTTTCCCCACCATGAGAACGAGATTGCCCAGTCAGAGAGCTTTACCGGCAGGAAACCCTTCGTCAAATACTGGCTGCATAACGGGCTTCTGCAGCTGGGCGAAGAGAAGATGAGCAAGTCCCTGGGCAACCTGGTGACGATAAAGGAAGCCCTGACCAGATACAGTGCCGATGCCCTCCGTATCTTTGTCCTCAGCTCCCACTACCGCCGCCCGCTGACCTACTCTGAAGAAGCCCTGGAGGCGGCGGAGAAAGGAGCGGAAAGACTAAGGCAGGTAGTTTCACTCCCTGTTGAAGATAGAGAAGCCGAAGATGGAATAGATGTCCAGGCTTATCAGGACAGGTTCATCAAGGCAATGGATGATGATTTTAATACCGCACAGGCGGTAGCCATCCTGTTTGATTTGGCCCGGGATATTAACCGTGCCGGTGAGGCAGGACATGGGGTTGCCTTGGGCCAAAAAAGACTCCTGGAGATGGCTGGTGTCCTCGGTTTAACCCTGAAACCACCGGAACAGCCGCTAATGGATACTGAGCCGCTACGCCAGGTACTGGCTGCAATCAATAATCAGCTTAGGGAAGCCGGGCTGAGCGGGATGCCGGAGGCTGGTCTGCCCGATGATGTTGACTCCCTGATGGAAGTGGCGATTACGACCCGTAACCAGCTCAGGGAAGCCAAGAAGTGGCAGCTTGCCGATGAGGTACGAAACAAACTGGACGGACTGGGAATTACCCTGGAAGATACTCCCAGGGGCACGGTGTGGAAGAGCAAACGGTAG